In Nocardioides sp. zg-1228, a single window of DNA contains:
- a CDS encoding ROK family transcriptional regulator — protein sequence MRTGELFDLLRDGRPWTRAQLAEATGLARSTITARIDTLMRLGLVAPFGGARSTGGRPPALFALNPTAKLVVGVDLGATHATAALTDLNGSILGEVDARIAVGDGPEAVLSWVVESVRDLLAASDRPIDDLAAIGIGLPGPVEHDTGRPINPPIMPGWDRFDVPAYLQEQYAVPVLVDNDVNIMALGERRQHLRDVDDLVLIKVATGIGAGIVSGGVLQRGAQGTAGDLGHVRVPGADDVMCRCGNSGCLEAVAAGPALAAAVRAQGEAAEDGGDVVELVRSGSRVAMGVVRQAGRDIGEVVATMVNLINPSVVVIGGQVAGAGEHLLAGIRESVYHRSLPLATEHLRIVTSRAGGEAGVLGASALAIEHVLSPDVVEAASEALAAADAAAETAG from the coding sequence GTGCGAACCGGCGAGCTCTTTGACCTGCTGCGAGACGGAAGGCCCTGGACCCGTGCCCAGCTGGCCGAGGCGACCGGGCTGGCCCGCTCGACGATCACGGCCCGGATCGACACCCTCATGCGGCTGGGCCTGGTGGCGCCCTTCGGCGGCGCCCGGTCGACCGGCGGGCGCCCCCCGGCGCTGTTCGCGCTCAACCCCACCGCCAAGCTCGTCGTCGGCGTCGACCTCGGCGCCACCCACGCGACCGCGGCGCTGACCGACCTCAACGGCTCGATCCTCGGCGAGGTCGACGCCCGCATCGCGGTCGGCGACGGTCCCGAGGCCGTGCTGTCCTGGGTCGTGGAGTCGGTCCGCGACCTCCTCGCGGCCAGCGACCGGCCGATCGACGACCTCGCGGCCATCGGCATCGGTCTCCCGGGGCCGGTCGAGCACGACACCGGGCGCCCGATCAACCCGCCGATCATGCCGGGCTGGGACCGCTTCGACGTGCCGGCCTACCTCCAGGAGCAGTACGCCGTGCCGGTGCTCGTCGACAACGACGTCAACATCATGGCGCTCGGCGAACGACGCCAGCACCTGCGCGACGTCGACGACCTGGTGCTCATCAAGGTCGCCACGGGCATCGGTGCCGGCATCGTCTCCGGCGGCGTGCTCCAGCGCGGCGCCCAGGGCACGGCCGGCGACCTGGGCCACGTCCGGGTCCCGGGCGCCGACGACGTGATGTGCCGCTGCGGCAACTCGGGGTGCCTCGAGGCCGTCGCGGCGGGCCCGGCGCTGGCGGCCGCGGTCCGCGCGCAGGGTGAGGCCGCGGAGGACGGCGGCGACGTGGTCGAGCTGGTCCGCTCGGGCAGCCGGGTCGCGATGGGCGTCGTACGTCAGGCCGGGCGCGACATCGGCGAGGTCGTGGCCACCATGGTCAACCTGATCAACCCCTCGGTCGTCGTCATCGGCGGCCAGGTGGCGGGGGCGGGCGAGCACCTGCTCGCCGGGATCCGCGAGTCGGTCTACCACCGGTCCCTGCCGCTGGCGACCGAGCACCTGCGCATCGTCACCTCACGAGCCGGCGGCGAGGCGGGCGTGCTCGGCGCCTCGGCGCTGGCGATCGAGCACGTGCTGTCCCCCGACGTCGTCGAGGCCGCCAGCGAGGCGCTGGCCGCGGCCGACGCCGCTGCGGAGACCGCCGGCTGA
- a CDS encoding sugar ABC transporter ATP-binding protein, giving the protein MNTPANALANTPSDTALAAAGMTKSFFGNTVLDRVDLTLLAGEVHGLVGENGAGKSTLMKMLAGVHTPDSGTIVVGGEQVSFSHPVQAQRAGVSTVFQEFNLLLERTIAENIWLGREPRRLGRLGPVDTARMRRDTEELLEGLGVSGLWAGTLVRSLSVAEQQIVEIAKAVSFDAKVIQMDEPTAALADHEVELLYSIIRRLADRGVAILYVSHRLKEVFDLCSTITILKDGRQVATRPVGELSEAELVRLMVGRPLTTYFPDKPADVTAGDVRLALSGVGNGYVDDVSLEVRAGEIVGIAGLQGSGRTELLETVFGVHPVARGTIALDGAPLEVASPRQGVRARLAFITEDRKAKGLALNQSILDNALGVVRAVFPRRTGAARRDMPGVLSNLDVAAHSLGQEVQFLSGGNQQKVVLARWLSIDPLVVLMDEPTRGIDVGAKHRVYELMRELTRQGVAVLMVSSELPEVIGMSDRILVMRDGTLAGSLPSGASEEAVLAMATGAASEEAA; this is encoded by the coding sequence GTGAACACCCCCGCGAACGCCCTTGCGAACACCCCCTCCGACACCGCCCTGGCGGCCGCCGGGATGACGAAGAGCTTCTTCGGCAACACCGTGCTCGACCGCGTCGACCTGACCCTGCTCGCCGGTGAGGTCCACGGCCTCGTCGGCGAGAACGGAGCCGGTAAGTCCACACTCATGAAGATGCTCGCCGGGGTCCACACCCCCGACAGCGGCACGATCGTCGTCGGCGGCGAGCAGGTCTCGTTCAGCCACCCCGTGCAGGCCCAGCGGGCGGGTGTGTCCACGGTGTTCCAGGAGTTCAACCTCCTGCTCGAGCGCACCATCGCCGAGAACATCTGGCTCGGCCGGGAGCCCCGGCGCCTGGGCCGCCTCGGCCCGGTCGACACCGCGCGCATGCGCCGCGACACCGAGGAGCTGCTCGAGGGCCTCGGCGTGTCCGGCCTCTGGGCCGGCACGCTGGTGCGGAGCCTGTCGGTGGCCGAGCAGCAGATCGTCGAGATCGCCAAGGCTGTCAGCTTCGACGCCAAGGTGATCCAGATGGACGAGCCCACGGCGGCCCTCGCCGACCACGAGGTCGAGCTCCTCTACTCGATCATCCGACGCCTCGCCGACCGTGGCGTCGCCATCCTCTACGTCTCCCACCGCCTCAAGGAGGTCTTCGACCTCTGCTCGACGATCACCATCCTCAAGGACGGCCGGCAGGTCGCGACCCGGCCGGTCGGCGAGCTCAGCGAGGCCGAGCTCGTGCGCCTGATGGTGGGTCGGCCGCTCACCACCTACTTCCCCGACAAGCCGGCGGACGTCACCGCGGGCGACGTCCGACTCGCGCTGTCCGGCGTCGGCAACGGCTACGTCGACGACGTCTCCCTCGAGGTCCGCGCGGGCGAGATCGTCGGGATCGCCGGCCTCCAGGGCTCCGGTCGCACCGAGCTCCTCGAGACCGTCTTCGGCGTGCACCCCGTCGCGCGCGGGACCATCGCCCTCGACGGCGCCCCGCTCGAGGTGGCCAGCCCCCGCCAGGGCGTACGCGCCCGGCTCGCGTTCATCACCGAGGACCGCAAGGCCAAGGGCCTCGCGCTCAACCAGTCGATCCTCGACAACGCCCTCGGCGTCGTGCGGGCCGTCTTCCCGCGGCGCACCGGCGCTGCCCGCCGTGACATGCCCGGCGTGCTGTCCAACCTGGACGTCGCCGCCCACAGCCTGGGCCAGGAGGTCCAGTTCCTCTCCGGCGGCAACCAGCAGAAGGTGGTGCTGGCCCGGTGGCTCAGCATCGACCCGCTCGTGGTGCTGATGGACGAGCCGACCCGCGGCATCGACGTCGGGGCCAAGCACCGCGTCTACGAGCTGATGCGCGAGCTGACGCGTCAGGGCGTCGCCGTGCTGATGGTCTCCAGCGAGCTTCCCGAGGTGATCGGCATGTCCGACCGGATCCTCGTGATGCGCGACGGCACCCTCGCCGGCTCGCTCCCGTCGGGGGCGAGCGAGGAGGCCGTGCTGGCGATGGCCACCGGGGCCGCGAGCGAGGAGGCCGCATGA
- a CDS encoding ABC transporter permease — MSATTDRTPDPARIPASAPGREPRDPARRSRAARPRGARRLDSTALIYLVLLVVVVASALLTAVEGRNFFSQGNTWAVLTAMSVLGLIAIGQTLVILVGSLDLSVPYVVSLATVIAADGMKGLDGNLWPAIFNTLVLCALVGLVMGVVVSVFDVHGFIASLGVGLIVSGYLATNYQGSHGDASPALELLGRSGIAAVVPTAFILLLVAALLVTLMLRYTRLGHHLYAIGGNRDVARMSGVRTTMPVVAAHVLCSLLAGVAGLLLLSRTGVGLPTIGSQGRYDLLSIAAVVLGGTLLAGGKGSVVGTIGGVAIFAVLDNVMGVMQVNPFLKDFVRGLVIVLAVAVYARRSVVRRPPRFGPDRPTLPAPGSTTGSTTKEETA, encoded by the coding sequence ATGAGCGCCACCACCGACCGGACGCCGGACCCGGCCCGGATACCCGCCTCCGCGCCGGGCCGGGAGCCCCGCGACCCGGCACGCCGCAGTCGTGCGGCGCGCCCGCGCGGCGCGCGCCGGCTCGACTCGACCGCTCTCATCTATCTGGTGCTGCTCGTCGTCGTCGTCGCGTCGGCGCTGCTGACCGCGGTCGAGGGCCGCAACTTCTTCAGCCAGGGCAACACCTGGGCCGTGCTGACGGCGATGAGCGTGCTGGGCCTGATCGCGATCGGCCAGACCCTGGTGATCCTCGTGGGCAGCCTCGACCTGTCGGTGCCCTACGTCGTCAGCCTGGCCACCGTCATCGCTGCCGACGGGATGAAGGGCCTGGACGGCAACCTGTGGCCCGCGATCTTCAACACCCTCGTCCTGTGCGCGCTGGTCGGGCTGGTCATGGGCGTGGTGGTCAGCGTCTTCGACGTGCACGGGTTCATCGCCAGCCTGGGCGTGGGCCTCATCGTCAGCGGCTACCTCGCCACCAACTACCAGGGCAGCCACGGCGACGCCTCGCCCGCGCTCGAGCTGCTCGGCCGCAGCGGCATCGCGGCCGTGGTCCCGACGGCGTTCATCCTGCTGCTGGTGGCCGCGCTGCTGGTCACGCTGATGCTGCGCTACACCCGCCTGGGCCATCACCTCTACGCCATCGGCGGCAACCGCGACGTGGCCCGCATGTCGGGTGTCCGCACGACGATGCCCGTGGTCGCCGCGCATGTCCTCTGCTCGCTCCTCGCCGGCGTGGCGGGCCTGCTGCTGCTCTCGCGCACGGGGGTCGGCCTGCCCACCATCGGCTCGCAGGGGCGCTACGACCTGCTGTCCATCGCGGCCGTCGTGCTCGGCGGCACCCTGCTGGCCGGCGGCAAGGGGAGCGTGGTCGGCACCATCGGCGGCGTCGCGATCTTCGCCGTGCTCGACAACGTCATGGGCGTCATGCAGGTCAACCCGTTCCTCAAGGACTTCGTGCGCGGCCTGGTCATCGTGCTCGCCGTCGCGGTCTACGCCCGCCGCAGCGTCGTACGCCGGCCACCCCGCTTCGGCCCCGACCGGCCCACGCTGCCCGCCCCCGGCTCCACGACCGGATCCACGACGAAGGAGGAGACCGCATGA
- a CDS encoding ABC transporter permease, translating to MSTATSGSPAATAAGRTLPLTEGSLPQRILRGALTPGGAVFILLALLLIAVVWVNPSFGEPPQLIRFIGRTAPIAIAAMGQYYVIVSGEFDLSMGAVIATQVVIAGNYIGDDEGRVLPAIGLMLLIGVVVGLVNGLGTTILQVPSFIVTLGTMLALGGLVRYLTGGAATGNPVDAFREIGRGGIQDVPVLDVLPYSVVILVAVAAAGVWLMRSPFGRTLVATGDNPDAAGVAGAQVWWVKTRAFILSALSATVAGILLVGYAGVHPSVGAGYEFQAITAVVLGGVVLGGGRGWLLSAAAGAFALELLFSFLNFQEVESTWRNSVQGVIIILAVALAARAWSLGRRPSSRPAAPAPPPTTARPGTEPGDN from the coding sequence ATGAGCACCGCGACCTCCGGCTCCCCGGCCGCCACGGCCGCCGGCCGCACCCTGCCGCTCACGGAGGGCTCCCTGCCGCAGCGGATCCTGCGCGGTGCGCTGACCCCGGGCGGGGCGGTGTTCATCCTGCTCGCCCTGCTCCTCATCGCCGTCGTGTGGGTCAACCCGTCCTTCGGGGAGCCGCCGCAGCTCATCCGCTTCATCGGCCGCACCGCACCGATCGCGATCGCCGCGATGGGGCAGTACTACGTGATCGTCTCCGGTGAGTTCGACCTCTCCATGGGCGCGGTCATCGCGACGCAGGTCGTCATCGCCGGCAACTACATCGGCGACGACGAGGGACGCGTGCTGCCGGCCATCGGCCTGATGCTGCTCATCGGGGTGGTCGTCGGCCTGGTCAACGGGCTGGGCACCACGATCCTGCAGGTGCCGAGCTTCATCGTCACGCTCGGCACGATGCTCGCCCTCGGCGGTCTGGTGCGCTACCTGACCGGGGGCGCCGCCACCGGCAACCCGGTCGACGCCTTCCGCGAGATCGGCCGCGGCGGCATCCAGGACGTGCCCGTCCTCGACGTCCTTCCCTACTCGGTCGTCATCCTCGTGGCCGTCGCGGCGGCCGGCGTCTGGCTGATGCGCTCGCCGTTCGGCCGCACGCTGGTCGCGACCGGCGACAACCCCGACGCCGCCGGCGTCGCGGGCGCACAGGTCTGGTGGGTCAAGACGCGGGCGTTCATCCTGTCCGCACTCTCGGCCACCGTCGCGGGCATCCTGCTCGTCGGCTACGCAGGCGTGCACCCCTCCGTCGGCGCCGGCTACGAGTTCCAGGCGATCACGGCCGTGGTGCTCGGCGGGGTCGTGCTCGGCGGCGGGCGGGGCTGGCTCCTCTCCGCGGCGGCCGGGGCGTTCGCCCTCGAGCTGCTGTTCTCGTTCCTCAACTTCCAGGAGGTCGAGTCGACCTGGAGGAACTCCGTCCAGGGCGTGATCATCATCCTCGCCGTCGCCCTGGCGGCCCGCGCCTGGTCGCTGGGTCGGCGTCCCTCGTCTCGCCCCGCAGCACCCGCACCACCACCCACCACTGCCCGACCGGGCACCGAACCAGGAGACAACTGA
- a CDS encoding substrate-binding domain-containing protein, which produces MRHTIHRAPMAVASALLLGVFATSCSTEDPTDSTAGTDESSETSESPDASEESPAEEQEWFDQEVYDTQFDQRSATFEGDPETPYLQYIDGEMTDTADYKAKGAQKACFANASISNPWRQTGWITMNQQLKALQDEGVISEMETRDAGDDDNTQIADIDYFISEGDCDAFIISPNSTAAMTDAVERACETGKPVVVFDRGVQTDCATTFIHPIGGFAWGIDTAEFLIDNLEEGDKVVALRILPGVDVLEQRWAAAEKLFEENGIEAVDYFTGADPTEIKKIITDELGKGEVQGVWMDAGDGAVAAIEAFEDFGADYPVMTGEDEMSFLRKWEDTGLTGLAPVYSNFQWRTPLLALQKIFAGEEVPREWVLPQAPITEDERGDYLEANDGMPDGHYAKFGGEDLVGYPDVWQERQIP; this is translated from the coding sequence ATGCGCCACACGATCCACCGCGCGCCGATGGCAGTGGCCTCGGCCCTGCTGCTCGGGGTGTTCGCCACCTCGTGCAGCACCGAGGACCCGACGGACTCCACCGCCGGCACCGACGAGAGCTCGGAGACGTCCGAGTCCCCGGACGCCTCCGAGGAGAGCCCCGCCGAGGAGCAGGAATGGTTCGACCAGGAGGTCTACGACACCCAGTTCGACCAACGTTCGGCGACCTTCGAGGGCGACCCCGAGACGCCCTACCTGCAGTACATCGACGGCGAGATGACCGACACGGCCGACTACAAGGCCAAGGGCGCCCAGAAGGCCTGCTTCGCCAACGCCTCCATCTCCAACCCGTGGCGCCAGACCGGCTGGATCACCATGAACCAGCAGCTCAAGGCCCTGCAGGACGAGGGCGTCATCTCCGAGATGGAGACGCGCGACGCCGGTGACGACGACAACACCCAGATCGCCGACATCGACTACTTCATCTCCGAGGGCGACTGCGACGCCTTCATCATCTCGCCCAACTCCACCGCCGCGATGACCGACGCGGTCGAGCGCGCGTGCGAGACCGGCAAGCCCGTCGTCGTCTTCGACCGCGGCGTGCAGACCGACTGCGCCACCACCTTCATCCACCCGATCGGTGGCTTCGCGTGGGGCATCGACACCGCCGAGTTCCTCATCGACAACCTCGAGGAGGGCGACAAGGTCGTCGCGCTGCGCATCCTGCCCGGCGTCGACGTGCTCGAGCAGCGCTGGGCCGCGGCGGAGAAGCTCTTCGAGGAGAACGGCATCGAGGCGGTCGACTACTTCACCGGAGCCGACCCGACCGAGATCAAGAAGATCATCACCGACGAGCTCGGCAAGGGCGAGGTCCAGGGTGTCTGGATGGACGCCGGCGACGGCGCCGTCGCGGCGATCGAGGCCTTCGAGGACTTCGGTGCCGACTACCCGGTGATGACCGGTGAGGACGAGATGAGCTTCCTGCGCAAGTGGGAGGACACCGGGCTGACCGGCCTGGCGCCCGTCTACTCCAACTTCCAGTGGCGCACCCCGCTCCTCGCGCTGCAGAAGATCTTCGCCGGCGAGGAGGTCCCCCGGGAGTGGGTGCTCCCGCAGGCCCCGATCACCGAGGACGAGCGCGGCGACTACCTCGAGGCCAACGACGGCATGCCCGACGGCCACTACGCCAAGTTCGGCGGCGAGGACCTCGTCGGCTACCCCGACGTCTGGCAGGAGCGCCAGATCCCCTGA
- a CDS encoding sugar phosphate isomerase/epimerase family protein — protein MREIGVNTWVWTSPLTDADVAGLLRHVATMGFDAVELPLENTGDLTVPVVAEVLAETGLTPCVVGAMAPGRDLVDAACVADTQDYLRACIDFAAGIGARTVCGPFYAATGRVWRMDADARRAAYDDVRRHLAPVVDHAAERGVRLGIEPLNRYETSLVNTVDQALDALGPLLGDGLGLALDSYHLNIEERSSAGAIRAAGPHLAHVQVCGSDRGAPGGDQTDWRAFVCGLDDVGYDGPLVIESFTADNASIATAASIWRPLAPTQDELARDGLSFLRSLA, from the coding sequence ATGCGAGAGATCGGCGTCAACACGTGGGTCTGGACCTCACCCCTGACCGACGCGGACGTGGCCGGACTGCTGCGGCACGTCGCCACGATGGGCTTCGACGCCGTCGAGCTGCCCCTCGAGAACACCGGCGACCTCACCGTCCCGGTCGTGGCCGAGGTGCTCGCCGAGACCGGCCTGACGCCGTGCGTCGTGGGGGCGATGGCACCGGGGCGCGACCTCGTCGACGCCGCGTGCGTCGCCGACACCCAGGACTACCTGCGGGCCTGCATCGACTTCGCGGCCGGCATCGGCGCGCGGACGGTCTGCGGCCCGTTCTACGCCGCCACCGGCCGCGTGTGGCGCATGGACGCCGACGCGCGGCGGGCGGCGTACGACGACGTCCGCCGGCACCTCGCACCCGTGGTCGACCACGCGGCCGAGCGGGGCGTGCGCCTGGGCATCGAGCCGCTCAACCGCTACGAGACCTCCCTGGTCAACACCGTCGACCAGGCGCTGGATGCGCTCGGGCCGCTGCTCGGCGACGGCCTCGGACTCGCGCTCGACAGCTACCACCTCAACATCGAGGAGCGCTCGAGCGCGGGCGCGATCCGGGCCGCCGGCCCCCACCTGGCGCACGTCCAGGTCTGCGGCAGCGACCGCGGCGCGCCGGGAGGCGACCAGACCGACTGGCGGGCGTTCGTGTGCGGCCTCGACGACGTGGGCTATGACGGCCCGCTCGTCATCGAGAGCTTCACGGCCGACAACGCCTCCATCGCCACGGCCGCCTCCATCTGGCGTCCGCTGGCACCCACCCAGGACGAGCTCGCCCGAGACGGCTTGTCGTTCCTCCGGTCGCTCGCCTGA
- a CDS encoding Gfo/Idh/MocA family oxidoreductase — MTSTPSASGAAGSPGVAVIGYAFMGKAHSHAWRNVASLRPGAPGVRQQVLVGRDPEAVAMAARQYGWAESATDWRAVIERDDVDIVDVCVPGHLHGEVAIAALEAGKHVIAEKPLANTLGEAEKMVATARAAREHGVHSMVGFNYRRVPALVLARRHIAEGRLGDVRQVRVSYLQDWLADDAAPMTWRLRRELAGSGALGDLGSHAVDQVRFLLGQEVTAVNALTHTFVRERQGVDGPEEVSVDDAAWGTLRTDGGAVVSLEVTRMATARKNALGIEVYGSNGALRFDLESLNHLDLCLDGSEGFRRVLVTDQDDPYIDGWWPPGHVLGWDATFTNQAADLLAALAAGEEPTPSFEDGLAVQRVLAAIEESAARGGSCVDVDA; from the coding sequence GTGACCAGCACCCCCAGCGCATCGGGCGCCGCCGGGTCCCCGGGAGTCGCCGTCATCGGCTACGCGTTCATGGGCAAGGCCCACTCCCACGCCTGGCGCAACGTCGCCTCGCTCCGACCCGGCGCCCCCGGCGTGCGCCAGCAGGTCCTGGTCGGTCGCGACCCGGAGGCGGTGGCGATGGCGGCCAGGCAGTACGGCTGGGCCGAGTCGGCCACCGACTGGCGCGCGGTGATCGAGCGCGACGACGTCGACATCGTGGACGTCTGCGTCCCCGGCCACCTGCACGGCGAGGTCGCGATCGCCGCGCTGGAGGCCGGCAAGCACGTCATCGCCGAGAAGCCGCTCGCCAACACCCTGGGCGAGGCGGAGAAGATGGTCGCCACCGCCCGAGCCGCCCGCGAGCACGGGGTGCACTCGATGGTCGGCTTCAACTACCGGCGCGTCCCGGCGCTGGTGCTCGCGCGGCGGCACATCGCCGAGGGCCGGCTCGGCGACGTGCGCCAGGTGCGCGTGTCCTACCTGCAGGACTGGCTGGCAGACGACGCCGCGCCCATGACCTGGCGGCTGCGCCGCGAGCTCGCCGGGTCGGGCGCCCTCGGCGACCTCGGCTCGCACGCCGTGGACCAGGTGCGGTTCCTGCTCGGCCAGGAGGTCACGGCGGTCAATGCGCTGACCCACACGTTCGTGCGCGAGCGCCAGGGCGTCGACGGTCCCGAGGAGGTGAGCGTCGACGACGCCGCGTGGGGCACCCTGCGCACCGACGGCGGCGCCGTGGTCAGCCTCGAGGTCACCCGCATGGCCACCGCCCGCAAGAACGCGCTCGGGATCGAGGTCTACGGCAGCAACGGCGCCCTGCGCTTCGACCTCGAGTCGCTCAACCACCTCGACCTCTGCCTCGACGGCTCGGAGGGCTTCCGCCGCGTCCTGGTGACCGACCAGGACGACCCCTACATCGACGGCTGGTGGCCGCCCGGCCACGTGCTCGGCTGGGACGCGACGTTCACCAACCAGGCGGCGGACCTCCTCGCCGCCCTCGCGGCCGGTGAGGAGCCCACCCCGTCGTTCGAGGACGGCCTGGCCGTGCAGCGCGTGCTCGCCGCGATCGAGGAGAGCGCGGCGCGGGGCGGGAGCTGCGTCGACGTCGACGCGTGA
- a CDS encoding MaoC family dehydratase, which produces MGTQVKTNPGRFFEDFTVGQVIEHATPRTVTEGDRALYGAIYPTRFAVPSSAEFAASVGLAPHPVEELVAFHIAFGKTVPDVSLNAVANLGYAECRFHLPVVPGDTLRTRSEVIGLKQNSNGRTGVVWVRSTATNQRGEVVVDWARWVMVHKRSADSPAPETVVPALAGAVDAGDLVVPAGLDLSSYDVVAAGEPHRLGDYEVGERIDHVDGVTLTDAEHMMATRLWQNTAKVHFSTEARPDGRRLVYGGHVISLARALSFNGLANAQLVAAINAGAHVAPAFAGDTVHAWSEVLDTAVLDAPGVGALRLRLVATKGRDESMTLRGDDGAYTDGVLLDLDYWALVPR; this is translated from the coding sequence ATGGGCACGCAGGTCAAGACCAACCCCGGCCGCTTCTTCGAGGACTTCACCGTCGGGCAGGTGATCGAGCACGCCACCCCGCGCACCGTCACCGAGGGCGACCGGGCGCTCTACGGCGCGATCTACCCGACCCGCTTCGCGGTCCCCTCGTCCGCGGAGTTCGCCGCGTCGGTCGGGCTGGCGCCCCACCCGGTCGAGGAGCTCGTGGCCTTCCACATCGCCTTCGGCAAGACGGTGCCCGACGTGTCGCTCAACGCCGTCGCCAACCTGGGCTACGCGGAGTGCCGCTTCCACCTGCCCGTCGTGCCGGGCGACACGCTGCGCACCCGCTCGGAGGTGATCGGCCTCAAGCAGAACTCCAACGGGCGGACCGGCGTGGTGTGGGTGCGCTCGACCGCGACCAACCAGCGCGGCGAGGTCGTCGTCGACTGGGCCCGCTGGGTGATGGTGCACAAGCGCTCGGCGGACTCCCCAGCCCCGGAGACCGTGGTGCCGGCGCTGGCCGGCGCGGTCGATGCCGGCGACCTCGTGGTGCCGGCCGGCCTGGATCTCTCGTCGTACGACGTGGTGGCTGCGGGCGAGCCGCACCGGCTCGGCGACTACGAGGTGGGCGAGCGCATCGACCACGTCGACGGCGTGACGCTCACCGACGCGGAGCACATGATGGCCACCCGGCTGTGGCAGAACACCGCCAAGGTGCACTTCAGCACCGAGGCACGCCCGGACGGCAGGCGCCTGGTCTACGGCGGCCACGTGATCTCGCTGGCGCGGGCGCTGTCGTTCAACGGGCTGGCCAACGCCCAGCTCGTGGCCGCGATCAACGCCGGCGCCCACGTGGCACCCGCGTTCGCCGGCGACACCGTGCACGCGTGGTCGGAGGTGCTCGACACGGCCGTCCTCGACGCCCCGGGCGTGGGGGCGCTGCGGCTGCGGCTGGTGGCCACCAAGGGCCGCGACGAGTCGATGACGCTGCGCGGCGACGACGGCGCCTACACCGACGGCGTGCTGCTCGACCTGGACTACTGGGCGCTCGTCCCGCGCTGA
- a CDS encoding class I SAM-dependent methyltransferase: protein MHRDRDLLHDIDRRTETAFEARLDESLAPRDPSMLLQVVRELGLPPDSRVVDVACGDGDHAVRLTTHFGFRVLGLDVVQGHLDHARAVRRDLVPDIASRLAFERGTATDLPVRDGMLDLVWCRDAMVHVGHPEDALAEFARVLRPGGYVVAHQVVATDLLGDVEAAWLFDVLGVVPAAADPRAVDAAIERSGLEVVDSIDLSSEWAEWSQEHDGTAGRALLHLARLLREPERYRAEFGDAAYDVTVARCRWQVHRMTGGLGARLDVLRRP, encoded by the coding sequence GTGCACCGCGACCGCGACCTCCTCCACGACATCGACCGGCGGACCGAGACGGCGTTCGAGGCCCGGCTCGACGAGAGCCTCGCCCCGCGCGACCCCTCGATGCTGCTCCAGGTGGTCCGCGAGCTCGGCCTGCCGCCCGACAGCCGGGTCGTCGACGTCGCGTGCGGCGACGGCGACCACGCCGTCCGGCTGACCACCCACTTCGGCTTCCGGGTGCTCGGCCTCGACGTCGTCCAAGGACACCTCGACCACGCCCGCGCCGTCCGGCGCGACCTCGTGCCCGACATCGCCTCACGCCTGGCCTTCGAGCGGGGCACCGCCACCGACCTGCCGGTGCGCGACGGCATGCTCGACCTGGTCTGGTGCCGCGACGCCATGGTGCACGTCGGGCACCCCGAGGACGCCCTCGCCGAGTTCGCCCGGGTGCTGCGCCCGGGCGGCTACGTCGTGGCCCACCAGGTGGTCGCCACCGACCTGCTCGGCGACGTGGAGGCCGCGTGGCTCTTCGACGTGCTGGGCGTGGTGCCGGCCGCCGCCGACCCGCGGGCGGTCGACGCCGCGATCGAGCGCTCCGGCCTCGAGGTGGTCGACAGCATCGACCTGTCCTCGGAGTGGGCGGAGTGGTCGCAGGAGCACGACGGCACCGCCGGTCGCGCGCTGCTGCACCTCGCCCGGCTGCTGCGCGAGCCGGAGCGCTACCGCGCGGAGTTCGGGGACGCGGCCTACGACGTGACGGTGGCCCGGTGCCGCTGGCAGGTCCACCGGATGACGGGCGGGCTCGGCGCGCGGCTCGACGTGCTGCGCCGGCCTTAA
- a CDS encoding DUF5302 family protein has translation MADQDPNADIKAKMREALDRKKGHDHPDDTAGSREKAHGSEVNDKNVAKPMHRRKAGGGGA, from the coding sequence ATGGCTGATCAGGACCCCAACGCAGACATCAAGGCGAAGATGCGGGAGGCCCTCGATCGCAAGAAGGGCCACGACCACCCCGACGACACGGCCGGGTCGCGCGAGAAGGCGCACGGATCCGAGGTCAACGACAAGAACGTCGCCAAGCCGATGCACCGGCGCAAGGCCGGTGGCGGAGGCGCGTGA